The Prunus dulcis chromosome 3, ALMONDv2, whole genome shotgun sequence genome segment AactctctcttcctccctGGATTTGACTTGTAGTtggagttttatttttttttttttttcctttgcttttTTATCCAATCTTTCTTAAAAGAGACGACATAACTCAATAATACCAAGACTTTGAATCTTTAGTTTCGTGAAATACATACAGAGCCAATCACCATGGATGAATCTTTTCTTCCCAAGATTGAAACAAGACTTGGCGTTGGCGGCGAAGATCAGCAAGAGCCTAGCAGAGGCAGAACACCAAGAAGCTCCTTCCCCTCCTCAGCATACCTTGATGTTGGTCCATCCAGGCGTCTCTCAACTGCTCAGCTCCTCACAGGCGGTGATGTTATTGTTCCCATTATCACAACACCAAACTCTTCTTCTTATGCCAATCTCATTCTCAACttgaacaagaacaagaagaggaagctcCAACACCGGTCACACTCGGCGCCATCGGTGTTTACCGACGCCCGGGTGCCAATTCGAGACTCTGTGGATCCTAGGCCGTCCCCTAAATCAACCCCTTTAATTGTCCGCCAAGCCTTCATCGGTGTCATTGTGTATGTCATAATTGGCATTGTCATATTCTGTACAACCAGTGCAAATTTCAAGGGCCAAGAAACCTACAAGCCTGTGGACGCTCTGTACTTCATTGTGGTCACGCTCTGCACCATTGGATATGGCGACATTGTTCCGGAAACCACGCTTACCAAGCTCTTCACCTGTTTCTTCATCTTGGTCGGTTTCGGGTTCATTGATATCCTGCTCAACGGGTTGGTGGCGTACATCTGTGACAGGCAAGAAGCAGTCTTGTTGAGCACCATGGATGAGACTAAGTTCAACAACATGATTCAGACGTATATGATCGATagagagaaaggaagaatGAGAATAAGAATCAAGGTGGGGTTGGCATTGTCAGTTGTTATTGGTTGTATAGCCATAGGGACAATTACAGTGCATTTTTTGGAGGACATGAGCTGGATTAATAGCTTCTACCTCTCTGTTACATCAGTCACAACTGTGGGTTATGGGGATTTTGCTTTCAAGACAGTTGGAGGAAGGTGTTTTGCAATTGTGTGGTTATTGGTAAGCACATTGGCTGTTGCCAGGGCTTTTCTGTACTTGACTGAGCTTAGAATCGACAAGAGGAATCGCCGAATTGCGAAATGGGTTCTTCAGAAGGAAGTTACGATGAGGGATTTATTAGCTGCAGACCTTAATAATGATGGATGCATCAGGTAAACCCTAGCTTTCTCTACATGGATTTAAGCCTATTTTTGAGTTTTCCCTTCAGTAGCTTTCTATTTATGTTaactttcttgtttttttttttctctttaatgaCAGCAAATCAGAGTTTGTCATATACAAGCTTAAGGAGATGGGAAGGGTTAC includes the following:
- the LOC117622282 gene encoding two-pore potassium channel 3-like; this translates as MDESFLPKIETRLGVGGEDQQEPSRGRTPRSSFPSSAYLDVGPSRRLSTAQLLTGGDVIVPIITTPNSSSYANLILNLNKNKKRKLQHRSHSAPSVFTDARVPIRDSVDPRPSPKSTPLIVRQAFIGVIVYVIIGIVIFCTTSANFKGQETYKPVDALYFIVVTLCTIGYGDIVPETTLTKLFTCFFILVGFGFIDILLNGLVAYICDRQEAVLLSTMDETKFNNMIQTYMIDREKGRMRIRIKVGLALSVVIGCIAIGTITVHFLEDMSWINSFYLSVTSVTTVGYGDFAFKTVGGRCFAIVWLLVSTLAVARAFLYLTELRIDKRNRRIAKWVLQKEVTMRDLLAADLNNDGCISKSEFVIYKLKEMGRVTENDILQICKQFDSLEHSNYDKITLVDLMEGNR